In Gulosibacter molinativorax, a single window of DNA contains:
- a CDS encoding 3-hydroxyacyl-CoA dehydrogenase family protein — translation MATELEGSTPAGITPVGELGIVGAGLMGSGIAQVAAIAGISVKIFDTQDGAAERGIEGISRQLDKRVARERMARQEADDAIARITPVTELGHAAAGDAVIEAVIELIDVKQRVFAELAEAARPDAVLATNTSALPITEIAATSSGAKRIIGMHFFSPVPAMGLCEVVRGYRTSDSTVARALGLAQQLGKETILVNRDDAGFVTSRLMTVLVQEATRLVEAGLSTPEEIDRACQLAFGHKMGPFATMDLTGVDVTLRAGNSIFEQSNDPRFAPPQLLKRMVAAGDLGRKTGKGFYGYRNEATS, via the coding sequence ATGGCAACGGAGCTAGAAGGCTCAACACCAGCGGGGATAACGCCCGTAGGCGAACTTGGAATTGTCGGTGCGGGCCTGATGGGCTCGGGAATCGCGCAGGTCGCTGCGATTGCTGGCATTTCGGTAAAAATCTTCGACACGCAGGATGGCGCCGCGGAACGGGGGATCGAAGGCATCTCCCGGCAGCTCGACAAGCGGGTCGCGCGCGAACGGATGGCGCGCCAGGAAGCGGACGACGCGATTGCACGCATCACGCCGGTGACCGAGCTCGGTCACGCGGCAGCGGGAGACGCAGTCATCGAGGCCGTCATCGAGCTAATCGACGTGAAGCAGCGAGTCTTCGCGGAACTTGCGGAGGCCGCCCGGCCGGACGCGGTGCTCGCGACCAACACCTCCGCTCTGCCGATCACCGAGATCGCGGCGACCTCGAGCGGTGCCAAGCGCATCATCGGGATGCATTTCTTCTCGCCAGTTCCCGCGATGGGGCTGTGCGAAGTTGTACGCGGATACCGGACTTCTGACAGTACGGTCGCTCGCGCCCTCGGGCTCGCGCAGCAGCTCGGCAAAGAGACCATCCTCGTGAATCGGGACGATGCAGGCTTCGTGACCTCGCGACTGATGACTGTCCTCGTCCAAGAGGCGACCCGCCTCGTCGAAGCGGGGCTCTCGACGCCCGAGGAAATCGACCGGGCATGCCAGCTGGCGTTCGGACACAAGATGGGCCCCTTCGCGACGATGGACCTGACTGGTGTCGACGTGACGCTGCGGGCGGGCAACAGCATCTTCGAGCAGTCGAACGATCCACGATTTGCCCCGCCGCAGCTCTTGAAGCGAATGGTGGCCGCGGGCGACCTCGGCCGCAAGACCGGCAAGGGCTTCTACGGCTACCGAAACGAGGCAACTTCATGA
- a CDS encoding acetyl-CoA C-acyltransferase, which translates to MSDFQDNDVVIVSSARTPIGRARKGSLIDVRPEDLLVTAARGAIERAGNVTTADFDDFHVGCAEPDGESGDNIARRVAILLGDDTLPGTTITRFCASSIQATRMAFHAIRAGEGNAYLIGGVEQVSRSTPNQATKHPTFADAPARVETQLGGDTWVDPRESGLLPDYYIAMGHTAEFVARKTGTSRADQDAWALQSQTRAGAAITSGYFAEEIVSVTLADGTVVETDDSPRPGTTAEALAGLAPVFIPNGTVTAGNACPLNDGASALVVTSGAFARERGLTPLAKIRSTAVSALSPEIMGLGPVASSKIALERAGISASDLGAVELNEAFAAQVVPSIRELGLDPAIVNPHGGAIALGHPFGATGARMLGTLAHELTLLDRELGLATLCVGGGQGMAVVLERVGN; encoded by the coding sequence GTGTCGGATTTTCAAGACAATGACGTCGTCATCGTGAGCAGCGCGCGCACACCCATCGGTCGTGCGCGAAAAGGCAGCCTCATCGATGTACGACCCGAAGACCTCCTGGTCACCGCCGCGCGCGGCGCGATCGAACGTGCCGGGAACGTCACCACCGCCGACTTCGACGATTTCCACGTCGGCTGCGCCGAGCCGGATGGCGAATCGGGCGACAACATCGCCCGCCGTGTCGCCATCCTGTTAGGGGATGACACGCTCCCTGGCACGACGATCACCCGCTTTTGTGCCTCCAGCATTCAAGCGACGCGGATGGCATTCCACGCCATCCGCGCGGGCGAGGGCAACGCGTACCTCATCGGCGGGGTTGAGCAGGTCTCGCGAAGCACACCCAACCAGGCGACCAAGCACCCCACATTCGCGGATGCGCCAGCGCGAGTTGAGACGCAGCTCGGTGGCGATACCTGGGTTGATCCCCGCGAATCAGGCCTGCTGCCGGACTACTACATCGCAATGGGCCACACCGCCGAGTTCGTGGCCCGAAAGACCGGCACCTCGCGCGCTGACCAGGATGCCTGGGCGCTGCAGTCGCAGACCCGCGCCGGCGCCGCAATCACAAGCGGGTACTTCGCGGAGGAGATCGTGTCGGTCACCCTCGCGGACGGCACGGTCGTCGAGACTGACGACTCGCCCCGCCCCGGCACCACGGCCGAGGCCCTCGCGGGGCTGGCACCGGTGTTTATCCCGAACGGCACTGTGACCGCGGGGAACGCCTGCCCGCTCAACGATGGCGCGTCCGCGCTCGTGGTGACCTCAGGCGCGTTCGCGCGTGAACGCGGGCTCACTCCTCTCGCAAAGATTCGCTCAACGGCCGTGAGCGCCCTCTCCCCCGAAATTATGGGGCTCGGGCCAGTCGCATCCTCGAAGATCGCGCTCGAGCGGGCGGGCATCTCCGCCTCCGACCTCGGTGCCGTCGAACTCAACGAAGCTTTCGCCGCCCAGGTGGTCCCCTCGATTCGCGAACTCGGACTCGACCCGGCGATCGTCAACCCTCACGGCGGAGCGATCGCGCTCGGCCACCCCTTCGGTGCCACCGGAGCGCGGATGCTCGGCACCCTCGCTCACGAGCTCACGTTACTCGATCGCGAGCTCGGTCTCGCGACGCTGTGCGTCGGTGGCGGCCAGGGCATGGCAGTCGTGCTTGAACGAGTCGGGAACTAA
- a CDS encoding acyl-CoA dehydrogenase family protein, producing MLAGLDTDYYNYWDDFSVEEQERLTELRSLLEREAKPRVNDLWAKEEFPFDLVTPLAELGIFGMLFDESKRFESSARFRGWVTLELARVDASLATFFGVHVGLGMNSIGILGSPEQRAEWLPKMARGEVIGACGITEPLSGSDTAKGIQATARRDGDDWILNGQKRWIGNATWSDITIIYARDVEDGQVKGFIVPTDTEGYKAEKIVNKQSLRIVQNADITLTDVVVPESLRLANCNSFRDVSRVLRHTRSENGWIATGLQMGAVELAREYALEREQFGRPIASFQLVQDLLVKSLSNVTSSLALLERLATVTDRGEHIDEMASLSKAYTSVRARETVSWCRELFGGNGIDLNYSISRFFCDAEAVHTYEGTREMNTLIVGRDFTGIAAFV from the coding sequence ATGCTTGCAGGCCTAGACACCGACTACTACAACTACTGGGACGACTTCAGCGTCGAGGAGCAGGAGCGCCTCACCGAGCTGCGCTCCCTACTCGAGCGCGAAGCCAAGCCTCGCGTGAACGACCTGTGGGCGAAGGAAGAGTTCCCCTTCGACCTGGTCACGCCGCTCGCCGAGCTAGGGATCTTCGGGATGCTCTTCGACGAGAGCAAGCGCTTCGAGTCGTCCGCCCGCTTCCGCGGCTGGGTGACCCTCGAGCTGGCCCGGGTGGATGCATCCCTCGCGACCTTCTTCGGCGTACACGTCGGCCTCGGGATGAACTCGATCGGCATCCTCGGCTCGCCCGAGCAGCGGGCCGAGTGGTTGCCGAAAATGGCCCGCGGCGAAGTCATCGGCGCGTGCGGTATTACCGAACCACTTTCGGGCTCCGACACCGCGAAGGGCATCCAGGCGACCGCCCGCCGCGATGGCGACGACTGGATCCTGAACGGTCAGAAGCGCTGGATTGGTAACGCCACGTGGTCGGACATCACGATCATTTACGCGCGCGACGTCGAAGACGGCCAGGTCAAGGGCTTCATCGTGCCCACCGACACCGAAGGCTACAAGGCCGAGAAGATCGTCAACAAGCAGTCGCTGCGCATCGTGCAGAACGCTGACATCACCCTTACCGACGTCGTCGTCCCCGAGTCGCTCCGGCTCGCCAACTGCAATAGCTTCCGCGATGTGTCCCGGGTGCTCCGCCACACGCGCAGCGAGAACGGCTGGATCGCCACCGGCCTGCAGATGGGCGCAGTCGAGCTCGCCCGCGAGTACGCGCTCGAACGGGAGCAGTTCGGTCGTCCTATCGCCAGCTTCCAGCTCGTGCAGGATCTGCTCGTGAAGAGCCTCTCGAACGTCACGTCGTCCCTCGCGCTACTCGAGCGCCTCGCGACGGTCACCGACCGAGGTGAGCACATCGACGAGATGGCCTCGCTCTCCAAGGCCTACACTTCGGTCCGCGCCCGCGAGACCGTGTCATGGTGCCGCGAACTCTTTGGCGGCAATGGCATCGACCTCAACTACAGCATTTCCCGGTTCTTCTGCGATGCAGAGGCTGTCCACACCTACGAGGGCACCCGAGAGATGAACACACTCATCGTCGGCCGTGACTTCACCGGCATCGCGGCGTTCGTCTAA
- a CDS encoding class I adenylate-forming enzyme family protein: MTQHTSDHPFTSTGPTLLLDGRVIPTDQTLLDMFRGHVANRGDVTALHFLGRDFSWRELDDSSNAFAAYLREVGVQPGDRIAVQLQNSPQFLIATLAAWKLRAAIALVGPMYRVAETNNLLKISGATVFLTQIDNWAADGHVAIRDTQVRQVITSDFRDLATAVPEYLQSPARLTNPTDAPDFLELLEAHRGATPPDSDGAQPEDLAIIAFTSGTTGPAKGTITRHRNLVHGVASWTSCYGIDHPSHVMLSLAPFVHITGVVGNIGAWIWSGCKMVSQPRFAPLEALRLVEEQRVTWIVGAATVYTALLHGSTEQSFDTTSLVLLISGGAPIPATLEQRLQDAFGAELRPGYGMTETTTSATLTFAGQRTRLHEESGVISVGQPATGVSIRILGDDGELHGPGETGEVLVHGPNVIDGYWEQPEASAESVVDGWLHTGDVGFLDEDGWLYLVDRTKNMIIASGYKVWPREVEEALYKFPNIREAAVIGVPDAYRGETVKAYVSLRDASVELDVKAVEAHCRELLAAYKAPRIIEVVDELPKNPNGKIQHLELRKRHADAQAQAK, encoded by the coding sequence TTGACTCAACACACATCAGACCACCCGTTCACTTCAACCGGCCCCACGCTTCTGCTCGACGGCCGGGTCATCCCGACCGACCAGACGCTCCTCGACATGTTCCGGGGCCACGTCGCCAATCGAGGCGACGTCACGGCGCTGCACTTCCTTGGTCGCGACTTTTCGTGGCGAGAACTCGATGACTCGAGCAACGCGTTTGCCGCGTATCTACGCGAGGTCGGCGTCCAGCCAGGCGACCGCATCGCCGTCCAGCTACAGAACTCACCGCAGTTCCTGATTGCGACCTTGGCCGCTTGGAAGCTTCGGGCTGCGATCGCACTCGTCGGCCCAATGTATCGCGTCGCCGAGACGAACAATCTGCTCAAGATCTCGGGCGCCACCGTTTTCTTGACGCAGATCGACAACTGGGCCGCCGACGGCCACGTGGCGATCAGGGACACCCAGGTGCGTCAGGTGATCACGAGCGACTTCCGCGACTTGGCCACGGCCGTGCCCGAATACCTGCAGTCGCCCGCGCGACTCACGAACCCGACGGATGCACCTGACTTCCTGGAGCTTCTCGAGGCACATCGCGGTGCCACGCCGCCAGATTCCGACGGCGCGCAACCTGAGGATCTCGCGATCATCGCGTTCACGTCTGGAACAACCGGGCCTGCCAAGGGCACGATCACGCGTCACCGAAACCTGGTTCACGGTGTCGCGTCCTGGACGAGCTGCTACGGCATCGACCACCCCTCGCACGTCATGCTCTCGCTCGCCCCATTCGTTCACATCACGGGCGTCGTGGGCAATATCGGCGCCTGGATCTGGTCGGGCTGCAAGATGGTCTCGCAGCCCCGATTCGCTCCCCTCGAGGCCCTGCGACTCGTTGAGGAACAGCGAGTTACCTGGATCGTGGGTGCCGCGACCGTGTACACGGCGCTCCTGCACGGCAGCACCGAGCAGTCCTTCGACACGACATCGCTTGTCCTGCTGATTTCGGGTGGCGCACCAATCCCCGCGACCCTCGAGCAGCGCCTGCAGGATGCTTTCGGGGCCGAACTGCGGCCCGGCTATGGCATGACCGAAACGACGACCTCGGCAACGCTGACATTCGCCGGGCAACGCACGCGACTCCACGAGGAGTCGGGTGTGATTTCGGTCGGGCAACCCGCCACCGGCGTCTCGATCCGCATCCTGGGCGATGATGGCGAACTCCACGGCCCCGGCGAGACCGGCGAGGTCCTGGTGCACGGCCCGAACGTCATCGATGGGTACTGGGAGCAGCCCGAGGCAAGCGCAGAGTCGGTCGTGGACGGCTGGCTGCACACGGGAGACGTCGGGTTCCTCGACGAGGATGGCTGGCTGTACTTGGTCGACCGAACGAAGAACATGATCATCGCATCCGGATACAAAGTCTGGCCCCGCGAGGTCGAAGAGGCGCTCTACAAGTTCCCGAACATCCGTGAGGCTGCGGTAATCGGCGTTCCCGACGCCTACCGGGGCGAGACGGTGAAGGCATACGTCTCCCTCCGCGATGCGAGCGTTGAGCTCGATGTAAAGGCTGTGGAGGCACACTGCCGCGAGCTACTTGCGGCCTATAAGGCACCTCGCATTATCGAGGTCGTCGACGAACTGCCGAAGAACCCCAACGGCAAGATTCAACACCTCGAATTGCGCAAGCGTCACGCGGATGCGCAGGCCCAAGCAAAGTAG
- a CDS encoding class I adenylate-forming enzyme family protein — protein MSQEVANDESTVSPVTTGVTESSTPLAAFRHSVRRRPDATAMACFGREWSYAQLGRDVAAAASVLERAGMRRGDRMIVQQQNGPQFVIATLAAWSIGASIVPVSPMYTSAEVKAIAIDSGARAWLMTPRQWDAHGEAAVSGTNLRVLLTARTSEFSESVEPRIAEAEDGDGPVEGIRFAKEIAANLGSPPRIGGLAGEQDAPGPSEEAILAYTSGSTGRPRGVRVSHGNLISIGRAYVQASGVDSEAEVLLAMAPLVHITGLSLHIGAWLATGCQLVLADRFEPATFLKAIEEHHVTWTTGAATAYLAMMKAGAENVDLSSWRYAGCGGAPIPPQLAREVAASLGVELGPGYGLTESTAAVTTTPVGEVTRVDEETGIVSVGKPLPGVSVRIVDEHGATLKPHQEGLIQVAGPGRTLGYWQDEVATRAAYLPDGWLQTNDMGFRDDRGWLYIAGRQSQVIIASGYKVWPRQVEDVLYAHPLVREAAVVGAADEYRGETVVAYVSLKAPVSEEELREYCQEALAAYKVPRAVRFLPELPKNPNGKIDSLRLKEMANAGD, from the coding sequence GTGTCCCAGGAAGTTGCGAACGACGAATCCACAGTGAGTCCAGTCACGACTGGGGTTACCGAGAGCTCCACGCCGCTCGCGGCGTTTCGGCATTCCGTTCGTCGCAGGCCCGACGCGACCGCGATGGCGTGTTTCGGTCGGGAATGGTCATACGCACAACTCGGGCGGGATGTAGCCGCGGCGGCTTCGGTCCTCGAACGCGCCGGAATGAGGCGTGGCGACCGGATGATCGTGCAACAGCAGAACGGCCCACAATTCGTGATCGCCACGCTTGCGGCGTGGAGCATCGGGGCCTCGATCGTGCCCGTCAGCCCGATGTACACGTCTGCCGAGGTCAAGGCAATTGCCATCGATAGCGGGGCCCGTGCATGGCTCATGACGCCGAGGCAATGGGATGCGCACGGCGAAGCCGCGGTGTCGGGCACGAACCTCAGGGTGCTCTTGACGGCGCGCACGAGCGAGTTCAGCGAATCAGTCGAGCCGAGGATCGCCGAGGCGGAGGACGGAGACGGCCCCGTCGAGGGCATTCGCTTCGCCAAGGAAATCGCAGCGAACCTGGGTAGTCCACCTCGGATAGGGGGCCTTGCGGGTGAACAGGATGCGCCGGGCCCAAGCGAGGAGGCGATCCTCGCATATACCTCGGGTTCGACGGGGCGTCCCAGGGGTGTTCGGGTTTCCCACGGGAACCTCATCTCGATCGGTCGAGCATACGTGCAGGCCAGCGGCGTGGACAGTGAAGCCGAAGTGCTGCTCGCGATGGCGCCACTTGTGCACATCACTGGCCTCTCGCTTCACATCGGGGCCTGGTTGGCCACCGGGTGCCAGCTCGTGCTCGCCGACCGCTTCGAGCCTGCGACATTTCTCAAAGCGATCGAAGAGCATCACGTGACCTGGACAACGGGAGCAGCGACCGCCTACCTGGCGATGATGAAAGCTGGTGCCGAGAACGTTGACCTTTCGTCGTGGCGCTACGCGGGCTGCGGGGGTGCACCGATTCCACCACAGCTGGCACGCGAAGTCGCTGCCTCGCTCGGCGTCGAACTTGGCCCCGGCTACGGTCTCACGGAGTCGACCGCGGCAGTGACGACCACCCCTGTGGGCGAGGTGACGAGGGTAGATGAAGAAACCGGCATCGTTTCGGTCGGCAAACCGCTCCCGGGCGTTTCGGTCCGAATCGTCGATGAACACGGGGCGACTCTGAAGCCTCATCAGGAGGGCCTCATCCAAGTCGCCGGTCCTGGGCGCACGCTTGGCTATTGGCAAGATGAAGTAGCGACGAGAGCCGCGTATCTCCCGGACGGCTGGCTGCAGACGAACGATATGGGCTTTCGCGACGATCGCGGTTGGCTCTATATCGCGGGCCGACAGAGCCAGGTGATCATTGCATCCGGCTACAAGGTCTGGCCGCGTCAGGTCGAAGACGTGCTCTACGCGCATCCGCTCGTCCGCGAGGCCGCGGTCGTGGGTGCCGCGGATGAGTATCGGGGCGAGACTGTGGTCGCCTACGTGTCCCTGAAAGCGCCAGTGTCGGAGGAAGAACTCCGCGAGTATTGCCAAGAAGCCCTCGCTGCGTACAAGGTGCCGCGGGCAGTGCGGTTCCTTCCCGAGTTGCCGAAAAACCCGAACGGGAAGATCGACTCGCTGCGCCTCAAGGAGATGGCGAACGCGGGGGACTGA
- a CDS encoding phosphotransferase family protein, with product MTQYRPTTSNLPSELPGLRLEEFAEWVADAHPELGRVTGARRLVGGHSNLSYIVETDNGRYVLRRPPLGHVMETAHDMRREFRVQAALGGTPVPVPQTRFYAAADTRNTGVDTEFYVMDFVEGTPFGDASVNADLSPATAHELSLETGRVLAHLHEVGPAEVGLADFGKPGGFLVRQANRWNKQLVASESREVPDTRRLGELLAASAPEDSGSAILHGDYKLNNTLVDLTGAMPRIAALLDWEMSTLGDPLTDLAVLGIYWRMSEIHPTTAEAFASPVDFSAGYASFGEVSAAYFAARSIPEPPHMPWYHALAAFKIAVITESLHYRFVTGQTVGDDFARMGEMTEPIAAEGLRAFSALDSDALDSGASSQPYPNSSFGA from the coding sequence ATGACGCAATACCGTCCGACAACATCCAACCTGCCGTCAGAGTTACCAGGGTTACGTCTCGAGGAATTCGCCGAGTGGGTAGCGGATGCGCATCCCGAACTCGGTCGCGTCACGGGCGCGCGACGGCTTGTCGGCGGGCACAGCAACCTCTCGTACATCGTGGAGACAGACAACGGCAGATACGTCCTCCGACGCCCTCCGCTCGGCCACGTCATGGAGACGGCCCACGACATGCGTCGCGAGTTTCGAGTCCAAGCGGCTCTTGGCGGCACACCGGTACCCGTCCCGCAGACGAGGTTTTATGCCGCCGCAGACACCAGAAACACCGGGGTGGACACCGAGTTCTACGTGATGGACTTCGTCGAGGGCACGCCCTTTGGTGACGCCTCGGTCAATGCTGACCTCTCCCCCGCCACGGCGCACGAGCTCAGCCTGGAAACTGGCCGCGTGCTCGCGCACCTGCACGAGGTTGGCCCCGCAGAGGTCGGGCTCGCAGACTTTGGCAAACCGGGAGGATTCCTCGTCCGACAGGCCAATCGCTGGAACAAACAGCTCGTTGCGTCAGAGAGCCGGGAAGTTCCCGACACGCGACGGCTCGGTGAGCTTCTCGCGGCGAGCGCACCCGAAGATAGCGGATCGGCGATCCTGCATGGCGACTACAAATTGAACAACACGCTCGTTGATCTGACCGGGGCAATGCCAAGGATTGCGGCGTTGCTCGACTGGGAAATGTCCACACTCGGCGACCCACTCACCGACTTGGCGGTGCTGGGCATCTATTGGCGAATGTCCGAGATTCACCCGACCACGGCTGAGGCCTTTGCCTCGCCGGTCGATTTTTCCGCGGGCTACGCATCCTTCGGCGAAGTCTCGGCGGCGTATTTCGCGGCACGAAGCATCCCCGAGCCGCCTCACATGCCCTGGTATCACGCGCTTGCCGCCTTCAAGATCGCGGTCATTACCGAGAGCCTGCACTATCGCTTCGTGACTGGCCAGACCGTCGGCGACGACTTCGCGCGGATGGGCGAGATGACCGAGCCGATCGCGGCCGAAGGGCTCCGCGCGTTCAGTGCCCTCGATAGTGATGCCCTCGATAGTGGTGCCTCCTCCCAACCATACCCCAACAGCAGTTTTGGAGCATAA
- a CDS encoding acyl-CoA dehydrogenase family protein encodes MDFALDDKTKALAEVAKRFLHEEVIPAEPQHAADLRDAENPWRRTPTARRLAARARELGLWNLFLPGEDGAGLTQLQYATIAEISGWSPNLMPQAMNCAAPDSGNMEMLRDFASPEAKDRWLKPLLDGEIRSAFCMTEPAVASSDARNIQASMIRDGDEYLINGRKWFTSGAMNPESEIFIVMGKSDPTGEPHRQQSMILVPRDTPGVTILRPLTVFGYLDHDHGGHAEVDFVDVRVPVTNILKGEGEGFAISQARLGPGRIHHCMRLLGMAERALDLVGHRAWERSAFGKPLAKQGTVREFVANARITIESLRLLTLKTAWLMDTVGNRAAHTEIQAIKIAVPREVQAIIDDAIQLFGGAGLSQDTPLAELFAAARGLRLADGPDAAHIASLGRNELRRFEPSEAV; translated from the coding sequence GTGGATTTTGCACTCGACGATAAAACGAAGGCCCTTGCCGAGGTCGCGAAACGCTTCCTGCACGAGGAGGTGATTCCTGCCGAACCCCAGCATGCCGCTGACCTTCGTGATGCGGAGAATCCGTGGCGACGAACCCCGACGGCGCGACGGTTGGCAGCGCGTGCACGCGAACTCGGACTGTGGAATCTTTTCCTGCCGGGTGAAGACGGTGCGGGGCTCACGCAGCTGCAGTACGCAACCATTGCGGAGATCTCCGGCTGGAGCCCGAATCTCATGCCGCAGGCGATGAATTGTGCCGCGCCGGATTCCGGCAACATGGAAATGTTGCGCGATTTCGCGAGCCCCGAGGCCAAAGATCGATGGCTCAAACCTCTTCTCGACGGGGAAATCCGTTCCGCGTTCTGCATGACGGAGCCAGCCGTCGCATCCTCGGACGCGCGAAACATCCAGGCGTCGATGATCCGCGACGGTGACGAGTATCTGATCAATGGACGCAAATGGTTCACGAGTGGCGCGATGAACCCCGAGTCCGAGATCTTCATCGTGATGGGTAAGTCGGACCCGACTGGCGAGCCGCACCGCCAGCAGAGCATGATTCTCGTGCCGCGCGACACACCGGGCGTCACCATCCTGCGGCCGCTCACGGTATTCGGATACCTCGACCACGACCACGGTGGACATGCCGAGGTCGATTTCGTTGACGTTCGCGTGCCAGTCACGAACATTCTGAAGGGCGAAGGCGAAGGCTTCGCCATCTCCCAAGCACGGCTTGGCCCCGGGCGAATCCACCACTGCATGCGGCTGCTCGGAATGGCGGAACGGGCACTCGACCTCGTCGGGCACCGGGCCTGGGAGCGGAGTGCCTTCGGCAAGCCGCTCGCAAAACAAGGAACGGTGCGGGAGTTCGTCGCGAACGCGCGGATCACGATTGAGAGTCTGCGCTTGCTGACGCTGAAGACCGCGTGGTTGATGGACACCGTCGGTAACCGCGCCGCCCACACCGAGATTCAGGCCATCAAAATCGCCGTCCCGCGCGAGGTGCAAGCCATCATCGACGACGCCATTCAGCTCTTCGGTGGCGCAGGCCTGAGCCAGGACACTCCGCTGGCCGAACTCTTCGCCGCCGCGCGCGGGCTTCGTCTTGCGGACGGGCCGGATGCCGCGCACATTGCGTCGCTTGGCCGCAATGAACTGCGACGCTTCGAGCCCTCCGAGGCTGTCTAG